The sequence gttaagatgataactattgtggatatagaaccaattgaacaccatgtattaatataacaaagataatcaggtaatctggtatccttcttggcataacgttgtgtagtttatatgaagcgtacattccttaatatctggaacaatagattatggttagtagtggaacaaggagagcgtctgttgtacatcaacactagatacaaggaacttgacaagcattaatagatttatataaacgacaaggacatgagtctactggattttataatacaggttgaactgtgtaaagatcattgtgttatggttctatcacaaaccattgagattacgaagttatggttttgggctcgtgagtgtctctcaataactagctgagtgcttgtacgataattatatcaatgcagtaccaattaaggcgtgtagcatctcctatgctccttaacatcacagctatgtcgaattatcgcacccagataactccataccagtgaaccggtttgtaactccgcttcatatcgtacctgaatggtactttttagcatattatgcggtgttaaaagtaatcccatccaaaaccggtggtttgttagtatttatgttatcaacatgtcaatgaaatatcaacaacgatgaaacttatttggttaacataacaacatagaaggtaaagctggattacgttcaaactttacactggatacgtttcaatgttaacttactaaataccatgggagcgaagagaatctaatatgtaactccgttcatggaaatcaaaagagctttcactgattgtatttatgaaacgtgattagttcacctagccaacacgatccggttgtttgggaataatatccctatttaagggattgatatgtgctacaataacacagtcggtacgaagtcgaaacaaggtagttgatggtgaaccagtggctgaacaaacctttttattgattatgctgactttagtcccgagaaactacagttctgcttaaactgaggagtcaagtaggtacaaaccgtacaaggattaattatgtccatctgtgcatctaagttgagactatcggttatatatttagacgctaacttcccggctaaacatccctttttttgaaacacacttcccttctcgccgttagcatgatctcaaaagtaccagaagccatgtgatctatatagtataacgggacattagaccgaacctgcgatagataaatatatcttggatgattgtatattagcggctaaatgtcaatcaaacatgcgaattttaggttttccatgaaatctatttggaagaagaggcttgatagtactaccgtaagtacataatatacagtcccagcagtagcggttaaaactatagaagagtcgagtattatccatgcataccaggcgtaaaaagcgttcatccagttactaaacaggtgccaggccaacaagaatccgatccgtgtattccgtacagactaacattaagaaggcgactaccaaagtgaatgtcatgatattcgtacagcttgtatacaaatgttggtttttcaaatatacgctggataccactatacttaatgcagagcatagttaagatgataactattgtggatatagaaccaattgaacaccatgtattaatataacaaagataatcagggtaatctggtatccttcttggcataacgttgaaaccaagtatatgcatagggatgaaaattaataagatactacctaagaagactacaaaccagatgcttaaatatggagaagcaccggtatttacatggaatagatttacagtatctccgaacatatctctgctatagaagataaagccacatatagtagctagtactgcaccaagagataatacgaaatggaaatgagctacaatatagtatgtatcatgtagggcaatatccataccagcgttacccataactacacctgtagtaccacctagagtaaacaataggataaaactaagagcagcccatagatctacagttcttgtagttgtatggctagccatataggtacctaaccagttgaaaatcttagtaccggtaggaattgcaatcataatagtcatagcagagaaataagctctggtatctacctctagaccgactgtcatcatatgatgtgcccatactaaggaacctagaatagaaatacaacccatagctaagatcatagattgtccaccgaagacagatctagcagcatacatagataatgtctgcgagactacaccaaaagcaggtaaaattagaatgtatacctctggatgtcgaagaaccagaatagatgttgataaagtacactatcaccagaatacatagaatcataaaattcagtgtttacgtgtagatcaagaaggatcataactaatccaccagtaagaataggtagagtgaagactaacataagggcagtaaatatgatagcccagatatatagaaatatagttcttagcaccagcattagaacccatgaagacgcaagtaccaaggaagttaatagaacttaaaatactactaattcctagtactgcaagacctccgataatccaatcagttgcctctggatttaacaccatcaagctagtacttagtggaggatacattgtccaaccaagaccactaccaaactcggaacaaatactttgagttaacaacacagaacctaatggtactagaaaataggagatcgcgttagttcttgggaaaacgacttccgaaccaccaatatatattggtacaaagaagttaccatatcctccgtacaaagcaggcattaagaacataaagatcatagctaggccatgtatcgttattatcacattataagtagctatcgtctctgtacaaatgatccgcgatccagaactgtataactcaaatcgaataaacaaagacattatagttcctagaatactgaagatgactccggttatgagatacagacaaccaagttctttatgattgcagtacaccaccaccccactggactgcttaagacagctaaaagtgttggatttcaatatcacggtaatcatgtttgcttggaagctgtagtcattataactattgatttagtataagcatagaaccaatccggtagtaagatatacgatagtagctaatctaccatataagatataagtcgcttgtggaatagcactaccaataataatcaagaagatcatactgtatacccaaataattacccatccactgactacatttcgagtcataaaatgttgtcgtatcaacattcgagtattcaaagctcgaatttcagataaaagagctaagttaatgagagaggacataaatactaacaaaccaccggttttggatgggattacttttaacaccgcataatatgctaaaaagtaccattcaggtacgatatgaagcggagttacaaaccggttcactggtatggagttatctgggtgcgataattcaatcaaaccaaaagccgtttgtaagaaaattaaaccaattagataatatggtagatagggaacaaactgtctccagacttcttaacccagctcacgtattacatctgacggtgaactagcgttcctaactgaatcttgttcaataacaagggagtaatgagccgacatggaggtgctgatacaatccgagaTTAGAACtccaatattatctgacctgttatccccggcgtaccttacgacgttatatgatttagagatagaatgtaatgtggattaatatccacatggtttctaccaaagtgtagatataaaatagtgaatggttctgtaaagatcttgcataacatacctttagatttgcttagcattatagagcttgtaggcatgtaagtaactaaagaactatagatactttgagtgaagaatacaaggatagctccaacaataacatggctaaaatgtataccagttaagatgaaaagtccattaccaaatgcattatcattaatataaagagatagtcctaagtattccgtacagactaacattaagaaggcgactaccaaagtgaatgtcatgatattcgtacagcttgtatacaaatgttggtttttcaaatatacgctggataccactatacttaatgcacttaacatgatggtcatgaaaagcacaagagaacttggatccggtaaacaaagaccttcaagatctaaaccagtagtccaactcgtagtatatactcccagaaaaagctgataaataatcctgtctcagagatgataactccaagtacgatgctactgattagactagcatctgagtagtagttttctctcgctgttaagatgagtgagaacaagaatccatatattacgcctagaacataaccgatgtggaataatcttaatgtagtagatattgaaatccaacacttttagctgtcttaagcagtccagtggggtggtggtgtactgcaatcataaagaaattggttgtctgtatctcataaccggagtcatcttcagtattctaggaactataatgtctttgtttattcgatttgagtgaacacataagatcatcgaatttaacggtatgctcctgaaaagtaacggtacaagctgtaaacaaaggactccttaacttaaactgaggagttcaagtaggtacaaaccgtacaaggattaattatgtccatctgtgcatctaagttgagactatcggttatatattttagacgctaacttcccggctaaactgACTTATTAAactttgaaacacacttcccttctcgccgttagcatgatctcaaagtaccagaagccatgtgatctatatagtataacgggacattagaccgaacctgcgatagataaatatatcttggatgattgtatattagcggctaaatgtcaatcaaacatgcgaattttaggttttccatgaaatctatttggaagaagaggcttgatagtactaccgtaagtacataatattacagtcccagcagtagcggttaaactatagaagagtcgagtattatccatgcataccaggcgtaaaaagcgttcatccagttactaaacaggtgccaggccaacaagaatccgatccgtgtattccgtacagactaacattaagaaggcgactaccaaagtgaatgtcatgatattcgtacagcttgtatacaaatgttggtttttcaaatatacgctggataccactatacttaatgcacttaacatgatggtcatgaaaagcacaagagaacttggatccggtaaacaaagaccttcaagatctaaaccagtagtccaactcgtagtatatactccccagaaaaaggtagtttatatcaacctaggaatcccattttagtaagtgtaacatggagtctagcttcagttgttatctgattggtattgcatgccctgagtacgtaaggaaaaggaaaggttaaccgctatttaaacacaacagttaccgtagctgtagatgaatgctaaatctagagtatctctcctaagacactgcataacatatgaatgctccttccgccattcgttgactgtgtttaccacggggaattagaacagaataccaagttctttgcctggaggtttgttacgttccgtacagttgtaggtaaaaggtatgttagagacttagactagcgttggagcacattgtttcattcgatagtccacgctcaatcttaccatacatagtacttttatgatcccaggctggtttaataagtcaaagtttagccgggaagttagcgtctaaaatatataaccgatagtctcaacttagatgcacagatggacataattaatccttgtacggtttgtacctacttgactcctcagtttaagttaaggagtcctttgtttacagcttgtaccgttactttcaggagcataccgttaaattcgatgatcttatgtgttcactcaaatcgaataaacaaagacattatagttcctagaatactgaagatgactccggttatgagatacagacaaccaagttctttatgattgcagtacaccaccaccccactggactgcttaagacagctaaaagtgttggatttcaatatcacggtaatcatgtttgcttggaagctggaagacggaatcgttattaagcgccaggtagtcctggacactgaatccatgagcgtgaacattggatgtcaccatggttatagttacggtacatatataaaatctacagtacgatttgagatttgttacgtgacgagcggtgtgtttaagactagtttacatgcgctcattttaatatgtagttatttaacgaagttctattgtgctagcatggtttcgagaacacaccaaatttccatgagtctattccgggcacacctcgtcttttatcggtgtgctctcaatctaaattcatcttataactttggtttcttagttgcaattacctttgtactccaaataattacaggtatcactttagcgttccgatatacttctgaagcatcttgtgcatttgctagtgttcaacatctagttagagaggtagcagcaggatgggaatttaggatgttgcatgcaacaactgcttctttcgtcttcttgtgtatcttaatacacatgtctcgaggtatgtataactccagctatagttatttaactactgcttggatgtctggtttagttttatatctacttactatagccactgctttcctcggttatgtactaccatggggacagatgagtttctggggtgctacagtcattactaatctcctttctccaataccatatttagtaccttggttactcggtggatactatgtatctgatgtaacattaaaacgattctttgtattgcactttatattaccttttgtaggttgcattctaattgtattacacatcttctatttacatttaaatggttctagtaaccctgcaggtattgattccgcacttaaagtagccttctatcctcatatgttaatgaccgatgctaaatgtctatcctatctaattggtttaattttcttacaaacggcttttggtttgattgaattatcgcacccagataactccataccagtgaaccggtttgtaactccgcttcatatcgtacctgaatggtactttttagcatattatgcggtgttaaaagtaatcccatccaaaaccggtggtttgttagtatttatgtcctctctcattaacttagctcttttatctgaaattcgagcttttgaatactcgaatgttgatacgacaacattttatgactcgaaatgtagtcagtggatgggtaattatttgggtatacagtatgatcttcttgattattattggtagtgctattccacaagcgacttatatcttatatggtagattagctactatcgtatatcttactaccggattggttctatgcttatactaaatcaatagttataatgactacagcttccaagcaaacatgattaccgtgatattgaaatccaacacttttagctgtcttaagcagtccagtggggtggtggtgtactgcaatcataaagaacttggttgtctgtatctcataaccggagtcatcttcagtattctaggaactataatgtctttgtttattcgatttgagtgaacacataagatcatcgaatttaacggtatgctcctgaaagtaacggtacaagctgtaaacaaaggactccttaacttaaaactgaggagtcaagtaggtacaaaccgtacaaggattaattatgtccatctgtgcatctaagttgagactatcggttatatattttagacgctaacttcccggctaaactttgacttattaaaccagcctgggatcataaaagtactatgtatggtaagattgagcgtgaacattggatgtcaccatggttatagttacggtacatatataaaatctacagtacgatttgagatttgttacgtgacgagcggtgtgtttaagactagtttacatgcgctcatttttaatatgtagttatttaacgaagttctattgtgctagcatggtttcgagaacacaccaaatttccatgagtctattccgggcacacctcgtcttttatcggtgtgctctcaatctaaattcatcttataactttggtttcttagttgcaattacctttgtactccaaataattacaggtatcactttagcgttccgatatacttctgaagcatcttgtgcatttgctagtgttcaacatctagttagagaggtagcagcaggatgggaatttaggatgttgcatgcaacaactgcttctttcgtcttcttgtgtatcttaatacacatgtctcgaggtatgtataactccagctatagttatttaactactgcttggatgtctggtttagttttatatctacttactatagccactgctttcctcggttatgtactaccatggggacagatgagtttctggggtgctacagtcattactaatctcctttctccaataccatatttagtaccttggttactcggtggatactatgtatctgatgtaacattaaaacgattctttgtattgcactttatattaccttttgtaggttgcattctaattgtattacacatcttctaatttacatttaaatggttctagtaaccctgcaggtattgattccgcacttaaagtagccttctatcctcatatgttaatgaccgatgctaaatgtctatcctatctaattggtttaaattttcttacaaacggctttttggtttgattgaattatcgcacccagataactccataccagtgaaccggttttgtaactccgcttcaatatcgtacctgaatggtactttttagcatattatgcggtgttaaaagtaatcccatccaaaaccggtggtttgttagttttatgtcctctctcattaacttagctctttatctgaaattcgagctttgaatactcgatgttgatacgacaacatttatgactcgaaatgtagtcagtggatgggtaattatttgggtatacagtatgatctcTTGATTATTatggtagtgctattccacaagcgacttatatcttatatggtagattagctactatcgtatatcttactaccggattggttctatgcttatactaaatcaatagttataatgactacagcttccaagcaaacatgattaccgtgatattgaatCCAACActttagctgtcttaagcagtccagtgggtggtggtgtactgcaatcataaagaacttggttgtctgtatctcataaccggatcatcttcagtattctaggaactataatgtctttgtttattcgatttgagtgaacacataagatcatcgaatttaacggtatgctcctgaaagtaacggtacaagctgtaaacaaaggactccttaacttaaactgaggagtcaagtaggtacaaaccgtacaaggattaattatgtccatctgtgcatctaagttgagactatcggttatatattttagacgctaacttcccggctaaacatcccttttctttgaaacacacttccttctcgccgttagcatgatctcaaagtaccagaagccatgtgatctatatagtataacgggacattagaccgaacctgcgatagataaatatatcttggatgattgtatattagcggctaaatgtcaatcaaacatgcgaattttaggttttccatgaaatctatttggaagaagaggcttgatagtactaccgtaagtacataatatacagtccagcagtagcggttaaactatagaagagtcgagtattatccatgcataccaggcgtaaaaagcgttcatccagttactaaacaggtgccaggccaacaagaatccgatccgtgtattccgtacagactaacattaagaagggcgactaccaaagtgaatgtcatgatattcgtacagcttgtatacaaatgttggtttttcaaatatacgctggataccactatacttaatgcacttaacatgatggtcatgaaaagcacaagagaacttggatcggtaaacaaagaccttcaagatctaaaccagtagtccaactcgtagtatatactcccagaaaaaggtagtttatatcaacctaggaatcccattttagtaagtgtaacatggagtctagcttcagttgttatctgattggtattgcatgcctggtgacttagaatatgattcttattaatgggagcacagttccctgggtatccaatccagtgctctgccttgggcattgaaactaaacccacagttcaaccctgtattataaatccagtagactcatgtccttgtcgtttatataaatctattaatgcttgtcaagttccttgtatctagttagctcactgcgta comes from Besnoitia besnoiti strain Bb-Ger1 chromosome Unknown contig00030, whole genome shotgun sequence and encodes:
- a CDS encoding cytochrome b (encoded by transcript BESB_050870); the encoded protein is MPTSSIMLSKSKEVWRQFVPYLPYYLIGLIFLQTAFGLIELSHPDNSIPVNRFVTPLHIVPEWYFLAYYAVLKVIPSKTGGLLVFMSSLINLALLSEIRALNTRMLIRQHFMTRNVVSGWVIIWVYSMIFLIIIGSAIPQATYILYGRLATIVYLTTGLVLCLY